Proteins from one Cyclopterus lumpus isolate fCycLum1 chromosome 11, fCycLum1.pri, whole genome shotgun sequence genomic window:
- the btd gene encoding biotinidase, whose protein sequence is MLLLVFVFVRFSLASSVGQTEPAVDSWYVAAVYEHNVILNPEPRVPLSRLAALRHMQRNLDIYEEQAARAAQLDAQILVFPEDGLQGFNFSRSSISGYLETIPDPQQESWNPCTEPGEHNNTEVLQRLSCMARRYDLYLVANMADLQPCPLKTAPSSCPSDGRWQFNTNVVFRSDGQLVARYHKHNLYFEEAFDTPPQPEIITFDTPFAGRFGLITCFDILFHKPTVTLLQKHVRQLIFPTAWMNQLPLLDTIQFQQAFSLGANVTLLAANIRSDRLIMTGSGIYTPTSATYHHAQKGDPEEGRLLVARVPVLDPLLMGQSVLMEEGAVRGECHKESCFDSAPPETASSVLPSSATFVASMMYDSFTFVLLNETRGEVNVCNGTFCCHLQYQRLPPGGSKEVYALGAFAGTHTVNGRYTLQVCALVRCAGLDASSCGQEVEEAESKMDFLLEGRFGTRYVYPSVLVNKLVLEQPERLETTADGRVTMKHSKMTDGLLTAFLYGRMYHLDDE, encoded by the exons ATGCTTTTGCTGGTTTTCGTTTTTGTCCGTTTCTCTCTGGCGTCGTCAGTCGGTCAGACGGAGCCAGCCGTGGACTCCTGGTACGTCGCCGCTGTGTATGAGCACAACGTGATCCTGAACCCGGAGCCCCGGGTCCCCTTGTCCCGCCTCGCTGCCCTGCGGCACATGCAGAGAAACCTGGACATCTACGAAGAGCAGGCTGCCCGGGCCGCTCAGCTG GATGCCCAGATCCTGGTGTTTCCAGAAGATGGTCTTCAGGGTTTTAACTTCAGCCGTTCGTCCATCTCTGGCTACCTAGAAACCATTCCTGACCCCCAGCAGGAGAGCTGGAACCCCTGCACAGAACCAGgcgaacacaacaacacagag GTTCTCCAGCGTTTGAGCTGCATGGCCCGTCGTTACGACCTCTACTTGGTGGCCAACATGGCTGACCTGCAGCCCTGCCCCCTGAAGaccgccccctcctcctgtccatctGATGGACGCTGGCAGTTCAACACAAACGTGGTTTTCAG GTCAGATGGCCAGCTGGTGGCGCGCTACCATAAACACAACCTCTACTTTGAGGAGGCCTTCGACACTCCGCCACAACCTGAGATCATAACATTTGATACTCCTTTTGCCGGAAGATTTGGTCTCATCACTTGCTTTGACATCCTGTTCCACAAGCCCACAGTTACCCTGTTGCAGAAG CATGTTCGTCAGCTGATCTTCCCCACAGCCTGGATGAACCAGCTCCCTCTACTGGACACGATCCAGTTCCAGCAGGCTTTCAGCTTAGGCGCCAATGTCACCCTGCTAGCGGCCAACATTCGTAGTGACCGACTGATCATGACAGGAAGTGGTATCTACACCCCTACTTCTGCCACTTATCACCACGCCCAGAAAGGAGACCCAGAAGAGGGAAGGCTGCTCGTAGCCAGGGTGCCAGTCTTAGACCCACTGTTGATGGGGCAGAGCGTGCTCATGGAGGAGGGGGCAGTTAGGGGTGAGTGTCACAAAGAGAGCTGTTTTGATTCTGCTCCTCCTGAAACTGCCTCTTCGGTTCTTCCCTCCTCCGCCACCTTTGTCGCATCCATGATGTACGACTCATTCACATTTGTCCTCCTAAACGAGACAAGGGGCGAAGTGAACGTGTGTAATGGCACCTTTTGCTGTCACCTACAATACCAGCGGTTACCACCGGGTGGCAGTAAAGAGGTCTACGCATTGGGAGCATTTGCgggaacacacacagtaaacggACGTTACACCCTGCAG GTTTGTGCACTAGTCCGCTGTGCAGGGTTGGACGCCAGTTCTTGTGGACAGGAAGTCGAAGAGGCAGAGTCAAAAATGGACTTCCTGTTAGAGGGGAGATTTGGGACCAGATACGTGTACCCATCAGTTTTGGTGAACAAGCTGGTCCTGGAGCAGCCAGAGCGCCTGGAAACCACTGCAGATGGCAGAGTGACCATGAAACACTCAAAGATGACTGATGGGCTGCTCACTGCCTTTCTGTACGGACGAATGTATCACCTGGACGATGAATGA
- the dmac1 gene encoding distal membrane-arm assembly complex protein 1: MSTAPEAPAAGGDAPGSNSQKFRSCWSCRVISGGGLILSGAYVYNAARKVMRQGGPTSMGTVAQITFAACLAAWGLVILADPVGKSQKKT, encoded by the exons ATGTCAACAGCACCAGAGGCGCCGGCAGCAGGAGGAGACGCCCCCGGGTCAAACAGCCAGAAGTTtaggagctgctggagctgtCGGGTCATCTCCGGCGGCGGATTGATCCTGTCTGGAGCGTATGTGTACAACGCCGCCCGGAAAGTGATGCGACAAGGCGGGCCGACCTCCATGGGCACGGTGGCGCAGATCACATTCGCTGCTT GTTTGGCTGCGTGGGGACTCGTCATCCTCGCAGACCCGGTAGGAAAATCGCAGAAGAAGACGTGA